The proteins below are encoded in one region of Lactuca sativa cultivar Salinas chromosome 3, Lsat_Salinas_v11, whole genome shotgun sequence:
- the LOC111914047 gene encoding S-adenosylmethionine decarboxylase proenzyme: MTIQIQQSAIGFEGYEKRLEISFSTPGLFADPKGLGLRSLTKTQLDSILSPAQCTIVSSLSNDSLDSYVLSESSLFIYPYKIIIKTCGTTKLLLSIPQILLLSSHLALTVKSVRYTRGTFIFPNSQPFPHRSFNEEVLTLDGYFRNLGLDSKAYVMGDVHNSQNTKKWHVYSASTPSQPVDQKVYTLEMCMTDLSKKSSSVFFKNQTISSSSSSMTEVSGIKKILPGSKICDFEFDPCGYSMNGIEEDAISTIHVTPEDGFSYASFEAVGYDFKSSIDLTLLVERVLGCFKPNEFSISMHGNELKGFNDLKIEGYGVKESSFEDLGNGGVMMYYGFVKESQGGSCGSPRSILFGSWSENEDEEMAMNCCTPTV; the protein is encoded by the coding sequence ATGACAATCCAAATCCAACAATCCGCCATTGGATTCGAAGGCTACGAAAAGAGGCTTGAAATTTCCTTTTCTACCCCTGGCCTCTTCGCAGACCCAAAAGGCCTCGGACTCCGTTCCTTAACCAAAACCCAACTCGACTCAATCTTATCCCCTGCTCAATGCACAATCGTTTCATCTCTATCAAACGATTCATTAGATTCATACGTTCTTTCAGAATCCAGCCTCTTCATATACCCATACAAGATCATAATCAAAACATGTGGCACCACAAAGCTCCTCCTTTCAATCCCACAAATCCTCCTTCTTTCTTCCCATCTTGCCCTCACTGTCAAATCCGTACGCTACACACGTGGCACCTTCATATTCCCTAATTCACAACCCTTCCCACATCGTAGCTTCAACGAAGAAGTACTCACCCTCGATGGGTATTTTCGTAATCTTGGATTGGATAGCAAAGCATACGTCATGGGTGATGTCCACAATAGTCAAAACACTAAAAAATGGCATGTCTATTCTGCTTCAACTCCAAGTCAACCCGTTGACCAAAAAGTTTACACACTCGAAATGTGTATGACGGATTTATCCAAGAAAAGCTCTTCAGTATTCTTCAAGAATCAAactatttcttcttcttcttcttctatgacTGAAGTTTCGGGTATTAAAAAGATTCTACCCGGGTCAAAAATTTGCGATTTTGAGTTCGACCCATGTGGATACTCCATGAATGGTATTGAAGAAGATGCGATTTCCACCATACATGTGACACCTGAAGATGGATTTAGTTATGCTAGCTTTGAAGCTGTAGGGTATGACTTTAAATCCTCTATTGATTTGACTCTTCTGGTTGAAAGGGTGTTGGGATGTTTCAAACCCAATGAGTTTTCTATATCGATGCATGGAAATGAGTTGAAGGGTTTTAATGATTTGAAGATTGAGGGTTATGGTGTTAAAGAATCGAGCTTTGAAGATCTTGGAAATGGTGGTGTGATGATGTATTATGGGTTTGTTAAGGAAAGTCAAGGGGGAAGTTGTGGGTCCCCTAGATCGATTCTGTTTGGGTCTTGGAGTGAGAATGAAGATGAAGAAATGGCGATGAATTGTTGcacaccaactgtttga